A window of Pseudochaenichthys georgianus chromosome 11, fPseGeo1.2, whole genome shotgun sequence genomic DNA:
aacaccacgccgttatcttgattctgattggcaagaagacattatcaaagatgttctattgagaagacgatcactacgtgacaaaagttttcaaaaccgtttctagtcttcggtatttccagacaagtggctactgaaatcaatctgtctgtgcaatttactcggtgcgagttggcggactttattttgcttactttaacatcattgttcatggtggggctaagccatttcatggtatggctgtagcctaccccagccataccctggcgctgccactggtgggatgtatggggcgggccattctgcacatgttaaatgcgttaaatattttaacgcaattaattcaaaaaattaattaccgccgttaacgcgataatttggACAGCATTAATTTAAtatctttagttacttcacagatctggatgaatgatgtgaaatataaccaagtgttgaatcagactttagttccacctggagtaaatccaccagctaccctgcagtctacaaagtacttcaaactagctgcaccttcaccagttttaagaacactttcatgatcaatcattataaaacatatcatatatattattctgaaatggaccaatctgcataatgaatacttttggtactttaagtatattttgatgctaatactttgtatttttacttgagtaacattttgaatgttttGAGAATATTctgtggtacttctacttttacttaagttcgCAATTTGAGTACTTCTGCCACCTCTGGTTACAGTCCAACAAATGTCAGGTTTAATGAAATCCTGAATTGCTCAGACACAGGGAAAAGATTCAGCTTCAGAGATGAAATGTTTCCCCGTACAGGATATTTGAACAACAATGAGAGGTGGATGAACAACGAGGCTCACGGCGGGCTGTTCGGAGTCTACATGAACAAAGACGGTCTGCCCGGCTGCAGCCTCATCCAGAGCTTCTTCATCTGGAAGAGCTTCGACTACGCCATCTACTTCCAGGTTACAGTCCTCTTCTCTTTATGACACCATTTTGATTACTGTGCTTTAATTCTGGCTTAACTTGAAGCTAAAGTGTGTACCTGAGGTGAAGAAGGGATGTCATGGATCAGGGGGAGTCAAGTAAATGGGATTGTACTCATACACAACAATAGAGAGACGGTATAGAGGAGCAGTGTTGAAGGACTTCACTTTTATAgtaaacacaaatatataagATGGATAGTAAAAAGTGTTCAGTCCATTTATCCTCGTCCTTAGAACAGCAAACTCCCTTGAAATGTTTAAAAGTCAATTAAATCTTTTTAGTATGGCTTTTCATTTGGATTAACTTTCAATTCTCACTGGTATCATTGTCCATGTTTTActgtatttttttgttttgcttttattttgcattttcttttttaaattgttttatttgaacatattttaatttcTTGTCAGCTTTACTTCAAGGGAATTTCATTGTGATGCCTGTTGATGTTATATCTTGTCCTCTTTTATTTGAATATTGCTGTTATGTGTTCTTCTTGTTCTGAAAAGCACTGCTTTGTTCATGAAAGGTACTAGAACTAAAGTGCATCCTGATCTTCCTCCCCTCACAGATCCCCATGAGTGTGGTCATTGCCAACGTGACCCTGGTGGACAACGGGATGGGCATCATGCCTTTCGTCTAcggccccccctctctctcccatgCATACGCTGATAAGACTGTACACGTTCAGGTGAGAGGGCTTACTATGGTTCATCTTTTCTTCGTTTTTAATTTCCTAAGATTTAATTGGTTTACTTTAAATGAGTGACTGTTTCATCTTACTCGTGTTTCCCCAGAATGCCTTGATTGTTGGCAGCAGCCCGAGCTTCAACTGTTCCTCCACGTTGCCAGGCAGCGACTTTAATATAGTCAACAGTGGCAACAGCCGGGCCCCGAGACCCCTCACAGGTACAGTGTAAACTTATGATGAGGAAACTAGGGGCTTTATTTAGAGATACCGTGATTATTGAGCTGAACAACTCAATACCGTTTGAACAGGCTTTTAAAAGGCCTTACCACAGATGTCactttgtgttgaaaagtggtgGGGACCTAATGGCTCAGTTTGAAACACACATGTGATTTTAtgtcatctctaagcggttgaccaatcacaacagagccggccagctaaccaatcagagcagactggactctggtttcagacagagggtgaaaagaggtgctgcagcacagtatgagaaagataaagagctttctgaatattaaagcatggagacatgtcccggtAGAGGAAGAAAATaccaatatgaacctgaaaatatgCCCCTTTAATGGGGCATAGCTGAGAGTACCAAATGCCATGGACCAAAGAGAAAACGAAAGAACAAGTTTTTTATAGTAACCTTATTTTGGAACCATTAGGCTGGGCCTGATTTGTTTTTAGCTAAGTTTTGGGACAATGCACATGTGTTTTCTttcattatttacattgctaggcctctcacgataattaatttaggTGGACGATAAAtgttcccggaaattattgcgataaacgataatattgtcggcaccgttgtagaCCATTTtagacataatgataatatataataataattcaagtacttGCTTTAAAACAGAACTTTTTTCTTGAACATTCAACATTGCAAattaaatgtgaaataatattcaaatatataaattatatataataaataaacaaattaattcaattataaaaaaattatgaaagcacacacaaccaaaacaataaatgaaatagactcaggctggaaaacagagctctctctctctcgatatatatatatatttatatatactctatacaaataaataaatatgagcaCACATTGTCTCACAAGCAAAATAAACCTCAACAGGCCATATCCAAATCTGTATAAATCAAAGTTTTCGAGCAAGGAACACCAACATGTTTGCATTGTTGGGCAAATGTATCTTTGATTGTAAACTGTCGGGCAGACTGGGGCTCTCCATCTCCAGCTGCCGTGTTTGCTCCCAGCTGGGAAAACGGACGGGTGGTTGTGTTTCAGGTGCAGTTTAAGGTTGGTCGTATTGCTAGCTTTTGTTGCTACCTTTTTTAAAGAAATGCGACACACCGCCCGGCTCACTCAAGTCCGCAGGTTCGCCTCGTTGATTTCGCTTAAATCCAAAATATTCCCACACCGGAGATGTGTTATTAGGTTTTGCAACCACTTCCATTTAACTTAAATTCCCCTCGAGTAAGTCACACGTTGTCTCCTGCTTGACTCTATATTATTCATTTGGCTGCTGCAGGCGGAGTGTCCTGACCTGGCCGTGTGTGAGCCCCGCCCCTCACTGGCCGGCAGCCACAGCGCTCCTGGCTACAATGCTGGTCACATCCTTATGTAAACAAACACGCATGTAAACGGCAATTTATCGAGGTCAGAAAGGTTATCGAGTGTAtctttatttatcgtacgataagtcaatgacttgcttatcgcgacaggacTATTAACATTGCATTAAATGTTTTGTTACTGTGCAAACCAAATATTCTCAATACCTTCTCATTTCCGTGTTAACCtttcttcagaatcagaaatccttcCCATTGCGGGGGAAATGGATTCCCAGTGTAAATGACTCCGATGgatcttgaaaacattaaatgCGTTATTCTGACTCAAATTGTTTCTGCGTATACATGCAGGGTGGTTGAACTAATAATAATGCTAATTTTGTGATGTTGTACTCTGTACAGGCGGAAGATCTGGAATCTGTTGGCCCAATTTCCTATCCAACCACAACACCGCTCCCAAAAAGCCCCATCATATGAACATGGCGTACAACTCCATCAAAGGACTGATGACGGTCAGGGGTGAGTTCAGGCTCTGAGCTTTGGGAGCTCCATTGAAAACAATCTGCTGATTATTtggaaaacatatttattatctCTCGTTCCTCCTCTCCAGACACGACATtcgtcaatttcgggacagtctGCTCCGGAGAAATAAACGTTGCGTTCATGACCAACCCGCTGAACGAGGACCTGCAGCACCCTGTGCACGTGTCAGACATCAGCATGATCGACAGCCAAGAGGAAGGCAAACTGTTCATCCACAGGCCTGACGTCAGGTAAGCCTTTCCCCGTCTAGATACCAGGCACATCAGACAGTGGGAACATCATGTATACAAAGGAATGATAACAGGGGGTGTAGTTTAAGACAAAACATAGAAATACATATCTGACTCTAGTCTTAAAGAATGCCAAATAGTTCAACTaagacataaataaaaatagcttCTAAAATGAATACTGTAATTGAATGTAAATATTATGGGTTCAATCCCagatttatgtttattttctgtttCCTTTAACTTTTCATAATTAAATAGACAGCTCATCAAAGCATCATTTAATATGTGTTTCTGCTTGAATTGAGGATTTAAGGAGGAAAAACCTCTATCTTTACACAAAGCATTTGAGACGATGCATATCGTTCAGATGACATCTTCGGGCTGTTTAGTGCATGATGAAAATGTGTTTGTGCTCAGCAAAGCCAACCCGTCTGACTGTGTGGACATGGACTGCGATGCGAAGAAGAAGACGCTGCTGCAGGACTTGGACGGATCCTTCCTCGGGGCCGTGGGGGCCGTGGTGCCTCAGTCAGAGTATCAGTGGGGGAACGATACCAGGAGAGGCCTGGGCGACTACCGCATCCCCAAAGTGATGCTCACTCACCCCAACGGCAGCCGCATCCCCGTGGACAAGATCGCTCCATACAAAGGTAACAAGAGAGGAACAGATAAACACTCAGGCAAATCAACATTTCAAACTACACAGTAGCTTGTGAGGAAACAAGACATTGaaataaaatgcaaaaaaatTCAGACACATTTTCAAACTGATAATAATAATTCTCCCTAAGCActtttacaaatgtatttataatagGCTGTATAGACAAATCTCCATGTGCCCGTCTCCAATGTAATGAGCCAGAAGGGCCtatatttatttccttttttattgtttttcattttttatctgaaaatattaaattatttgtgttaaaatcttgtgatttacattttttttttttttttgacaagTCTATTGTTTTATTGAAAATTGCCTTTTAATAAGACATACTGTGAATCTGTCTTAATGATATCATTCCACAATAAACACAGATCATTTCTCCCATTTGTCTGGGACATTGGAATCTTCCCGAGTGGTCGCTTCACCTATTTCTGCCACCTTTGACTCCATCTTATTCGTTTTTCTCATTTCTAATTTAACAACAAAACTGACCTGGTTACTGTAGGAAAATAAATGCATCAATCATTCAAGCTCATGTCTGCATTCGGTTTCAAAGTGTGCATTCTTAACGTGCTAAAAATGTATTGATTTATTATTGATTTAACTACCTtaagtgaaataaaaacatgaaatctCTATCTTTAAAGTCCGGTAAACAAGTAGGTCTCCGGACATCAGAGACTGGGTTCCTCACAAAAGAATCTCTGTGTCCTCCTCAGGTGTGATCAGGGAGAACTGCACCTTCATGACCTCCTGGCAGAGCTACAAGTGTTTCGGGCTGAACTACAGGATGCTGGTGATCGAGAGTCTGGACGCTGACACAGAGACCAGACGCCTGTCCCCCGTCGCTCTGCTCGGGGACAAATTCATCGATCTGATCAACGGTGGGTTGAGTTCTATAGATCTGCTGTGAATGAAACCCAGAGCAGTCTGAACCATCTCTCACGAGAAGAGGAAGAGTGTGTGTAATCCAGCCGTGTGTTTTTGCAGGTCCTCAGGATCACGGGTGGTGTGCGGGGTACACCTGCCAGAGGAGGGTCTCTCTCTTCCACACCATCATCGCCACCGGACACTCCTTCGACGTCTTCTTCTCCAGCGTCAGCCCTCAGAAACTCCGCCTCATGATGCTCCAAGCTGAACCGTCTGAGGTCAGTGCCCAGCAGCGAGAAGACTAGCCCTGCTCACTTACAACTCTCCTCCATGGGCAAGGGTAACGCGTTCTTCTTTCTCTGACACGTCTTTCCTGCAGAGCGTTATGGTGTCCATCTTCTACTCCAAGCCGCAGCGGCTGGATGTGTACGTCAACAATGAACTGGTTCCTCCAACTAACGCGAAGTGGAACGATGATGACACTGACTACACCCTGAAGAAGCCCCTCGCACCAGGTGCTCACTCTTTACTCACACGCAGATGATCTGACAGCAGGTCAACacagacagtaaacaaacattatGCAGTATGCAGTATGTTCAGACGCGTAGGGTGGAGCCGTGGCAACATCGTGTTTCTGTCTCTTTCGTTTTGatcaatacattttattatttatttattattttggcaATAAATACATATCGGGGAAATGATAATAAACTACAAAACTGCTGCTAGTTTGTGATTGATCACTTTTGTCCCTGTTTTTCCAAAAGCACCAGAATGCACCAGCACTTCCATttgtcttattatttatttttatgaaaacattcctgTCATTTTAAAAAGAAACACTTTTAAGGAACATTTACTATATCATCTACATTTTTAAAGATAAAGCATTTCTTGCGTTTCATTAAATCCTGACGATccaattgtttttgtatttcctCTTTGATGGAGAATCTTTTACATTAAAGGGACAATAGGATGATAATCAATGTTTACCATGTCTTGGATGTGTGGTAAAGAAATATTGTCTTTCCTTCAAGGTCAATACATCCCTTCGCTGAACGGCACTGACGGCAACAACTACTTCGACCGGGAGAACAAGATGCTGAAGGTGGTGGTGAAGGGCTCCCAGCCGGTGGAGATCCGCACCGCCCCCGTCCTCGTCATCTCCTTCGACCTGCCCGCCATGACGGAGGCCGAGTTCTTCGGAGACGACCTGATTAAGAACCTCGCTATATTCCTCAAAGTTCCCGCAAACATGATCCGCATCACCAACATCATCCGGGGGGACGGAGGCGCCCGGCGCAGGAAGAGGTCCACCGGCCTGAGGGTGGAGCTGGAGATCAAGAAGCCTCCCGTACAGCAGACCTCCAACACCACCGACGGTTGGTGGAGCGCTCTTCCCGATGCTTGTTTTCATGTCTGATATGTGATCGTTGATCGGTAAATAAATGAGGATTCTGTAACATCTGTCTGTTCCCTTTGTCTCCTCAGATGAGCAGGACTTCACGCTGCTGAAGAGCATCGCTGATGATCTGGGTCAGGCAGCGGTTTCCGGAAGCCTCGGTAGCTCCATCGGCTTCAACGTGTCCTCCATGGGCatcgtccccccccccccaccagccTCTGACCCCACTTGGAAGGAGGTAAATGACAAAAGCATTATGATGCCTGTAGGGTGAAGACTACATCTTCAGAATAAGAACTACATTTGTAGAATAAGAACTCAAATTGTAGAATAAATCCACATCCAGTAGAGACGACACAGAATAAATCAGGTTTACACGAGAGCTCACTGGTTTTGTGTTTTAAATGTCAGGCGGCCGAAGAGGAGGTGACGAGGGAGGAGGCCCCCGTGAGCTACGTGTCCAGCGTCAGCGACCTGCTGCTGGTGGAGGAGCCCCTCGCCGGGGAGTTTGTGGGACCCCTGCACCAGCAGCCCAGTCTCATGGCTGTGGACGAGCTGGTGAGGCAAACATCACTCCTCACTGCAAAGTTATTATCATTCTGTTGTACTGCGTGAAGACCGGTACCATGAGCCATCTGGAGACATATCTCCAGATAGGAGACATTTTGTATTTCCTCTTCATTATAAGTCGCCTAATATAACCCAATACTAACTATTAAAAAACATTCAGGTTTTTTCCACTTATTCACCGGGTTTGAGGTTATTAGACTGATAAAAAGTAACATTTCTTATCGGCTTGTTCAAGATTGTATATCTAGAGTGTACAGTTCAGACTTTTTATAACTTTTTCATTTCTTTTTATTCAGCTTGGGAATATCCCACTGCGTTAAGCTGTGTCCgtgattattatttgtttttgtaaaaaCAAAAGCATCTGAAAGGATGCCTACTAGGCCTttttacacttatttatttattaattgaaTGTCaaccaaataataaaaatacatgttAGTCCTCTTTATCATTTTTGTATCACTTTTAAGGGCCAAATAATGTCTTATTGTGGATCAAACTAACTTTAGGAATATACATTACCAGGAGCTTACACCAGAATAGGATGGGACTGAGAGAAATAACTTACCAGAAGATTCCACATTTAGATGAAGCACTTCCTGTCTGCTGACCTGTGCTGTTGTGTTCAGGGTAACTGTGTCTCTGTGGGAGTCACCAGCCTCACTGTGAGCGCCAGCCTGAAGGACTCCAGTGGGAACGCTGTGGACGGACTGGCGGGAAACACCTCCATCCTGTTCCACACCTGCTGGGCCAACTTCACCAACCTCTCCATCCAGAACAGCGGTACGCCTGCAGCACGCTCTCTGCACCCGGCAAACAGCTCGCAATATGGACTTAGAAACTATGGGATTGTTGTTTCTGTTCAACTGTTCTAACGCATTGCAATCTCTGTTAAAGAAAAAAGCATAAAAGCCCTGCAACAATCATAGATACAGTACACGTAACAAGACAGCCATCACACTTTGAATAATATCCAGAACAATAAGAATGTAGAGAGACCGTAAGAGGAACTGTATTCTCCCCTGGGAAAAATGAAGCTTTGCAGCAAAAACAGCTGAAATCATGACGGAGAAATATTTGGCAACATCTTCTAAAAATCAGATGCAAGCTTTGGTAATTTGTCAAGAAGAAAATGCCAAGTATTCTCTGATTTTCACATTTTCAAACATCATCGTTATTGaatatctttttatttttttaatcatataACATGTGAGGAGACTTGCATTATGACACTAAATTGATTTtagagttgttgtttttttaattggtCTGTGAAGTTATTTTTAATTAGAGGGTGCCATGTGTGTCGCGATATACCAATATTAGCACCTTGTTGATAATACACATGTGATAATATCATGTAAATAATCTATTGCCTCATAAATAATGTTATATAATAGGTTGTGGTTACAGACTCTCTCTTCGCCTCCTAAAACTgatatttgaagaaaaaaaaactaaataaacaaactTAAAGATATCTACAACTTATATTCTCATATTTTCTATTGATAATATATCTCGATAATATAGTTTAATTTAGAACTAGCGGGTGCCTTTTTTCCCAATTTGTTTGTGATAGTTTTAGTCTGTGGATATTCTTAAATCATACACTTCCTTTAGTCTGCTTATCCAATCTCCTGTGGAGTGCCTTCTGAGCCAATGTGTCTAATTATTCATGTCCATGCCAAGAGTTCAAAAGAGCTTCTACACTATTCTAGAAATACTCCCAGTCTTTCAGTGTTAGGCTTTATGTAAGGATAATATAATGACCACACTATTTGCCCTTCCTCTCCCTGCAGGTGAGAACCTGACCATGGTCTTCACTCTGAAGCAGTGGGACGCTGAATCACGCGCCATCACTGTTGAAGACCTCCCCACCACCCTGGCCCCGTCCACTACCATCATCCCCACCGAGACCACCCCCGACGACAGCCTGTTCGGCTCCAGCATCACGGTGACCGCCAACAGCCTGTGCCTGGTCAGCGTCATCTACACGGTGGCCTGCTGCTCCGACGGCATCCCCATATGTTAGAGAGGATCCCTCACATCCAGATTAACACCGGGTCGTCTGCGGAATAAAAAAGATCCTTAAATATATTACACACTTGGCTGTTTTTTTCTATTTCTGTGTTACATTTTTAGAAAAAATGACACAAACTTATTGGGATGGGGTTTAAATAATATATGTTATAATTGTATAATTAAAATGGAAAGCACCCTTGGGTTTTCTACTTATGTGGTGAATTGTAGGAGTTAAACTAAATGGTTGGGATGGGGCTACATGAATGTATTctaatgaaatgcaaagcacttTCCTCTGTGTCACATGTATCTATGTGTAAATGTGTAAATGTTTTATATGATGCCACTAGGTGTAAGATCCAGATGTGTATGTTTAAAACAAGTGTTGCTTATAACTCTGAAACCAGATGAAGGAAGACATGAAGTTCTCATTTAGATGATTATTGTTCTGAAACTATATTCTCTTTCTAATAAAGTCTATTTTACACTGATAAGCAAATTAatattgtttgtgtgtttttcttcATAATGTCCTGCTGAGTGCAGACTCTGTCCATGGTGCTGATGAAGCTGATTGGCTGAACGTGTCCTCTTCCTGCCAATGTGTTTGCGCCTCGCTAGAGGGCGGGAGACTCCGTGTTAAACCCTTGAACGCATCATCCACTGAAGCAAAATTGCAGTGGTATTTTCAAAGTCTTgcttgaacacagtaaaaaaaaaaacgtctaAAATGGAGACAAAAAACTCCAAATGACGAGCCATTTTGGTTTCGTGTGGAAACTAAAAGCGAGTGTCTGTTAACGCAGCAGAAGTTGCCGAGCGTCCTTTCAGCGCACATCTGCCtcccagggagggggggcggggggCGTCCGACAGAGGAACAATTAGTTTTACAGCCTTAATTTGCGCCCTCCATTTAGCCCGAGCGATAACAGTACAATGTAGGCGTGTTCTCACCCCCTTTTTTCCCCTCCGCACCGCCTGTCCTCCGGAGCTCCGTGCGGAGCCGCCACTTGCTGCAGAGTGGATGCAGAGTTCAGCCCCCGTggtcccccgctccccccggcCACAGCTCTGATTCAGCACCAGAGGATGGATCTCTATCACCTGGCTCTTCTCTGCGGGGCTCTGCTGTTTGTCTGGGAAATCCCCTGTTTTCAAACTCTTGCTATTTTCCCTCCGAAGAGCAGCAAGGTGACGAGGATTTTTCATGATCAGGAATCTTCAAAGTACTTTAAGGAGTTCCACGCGTCGCCATCCATCGAGAGAAACAATAAAGCAGCATCTAAAGAGTCCATAGAGCCTCATGACTACATGATGTCTATTTACCAGACTTTCTCCACGGCGGAGAAACTGGGACTTAATGCAAGCTTCTTCAGGTCTTCTAAAGCTGCAAACACTATTGCAAGTTTTGTGGACAGTGGACAAGGTATGTGGAGTTTAACTGTATGAGTGTTTTTAGTATAGGATTGATTGATTACCCAGGACTCATATTTATAATCCCAGATTAATTCAGTGCAGACAGGATTGTTTTAGATTCCATCTCTGTGGTATGCTCATCGTCTCTGTGAGAATGCGTCTGACCATGCTGCTTAATGCTTTCCACAGATGACCTCCCACTCTCCCCACTGAGGAGACAGCAGTATCTGTTCGACGTCTCAACACTCTCCAAAAAGGCGGAGGTGCTGGGAGCCGAGCTCAGGATATACACCAAAGTGTCTGGGAATTTCAGGATATCAGAAACAGAGCCCGTGGACATCCAGCTCCTCTCCTGCCACGACCGGCGTCTGCTCAACTCCAAAACTCTGGACCTGCAGGGCTCCCAAAGGCCCAAGTGGGAGGTGTTGGACGTGTGGGAAATATTCAAAGAGCAGCAGCACCTGAGCCAGGGGAAGCACTTCTGCCTGGAGCTCAGGGCCACGCTGGACAACCCTGAGAGGGAGCTGGACCTGCAGCTCCTGGGCCTGCACAGGCACGGCAGGCCACAGCAGAAGAAAGCCATCTTGGTAGTGTTCACCAGGTCTAGGAAGAGGCAGACCCTcttcagtgagaggagaggggggagagcgtTGCTGGGTCTGGAGAGGAAAGCCAAAGAGAGAGGCCCCGGTGGCGGTGCCAAGGCCAGCAGGAGAAGGAGGACGGCCGCCTCCAAAACCCGCCACGGGAAGAGGCACGGCAAGAAGTCCAAATCCAGGTGCAGCAAGAAACCGCTGCACGTGAACTTCAGAGATCTGGGCTGGGACGACTGGATCATCGCCCCGCTGGATTATGAAGCATACCACTGCGAGGGGGTGTGTGACTTCCCCCTGCGCTCCCACCTGGAGCCCACCAACCACGCCATCATCCAGACTCTAATGAA
This region includes:
- the gdf6b gene encoding growth/differentiation factor 6-B, whose protein sequence is MDLYHLALLCGALLFVWEIPCFQTLAIFPPKSSKVTRIFHDQESSKYFKEFHASPSIERNNKAASKESIEPHDYMMSIYQTFSTAEKLGLNASFFRSSKAANTIASFVDSGQDDLPLSPLRRQQYLFDVSTLSKKAEVLGAELRIYTKVSGNFRISETEPVDIQLLSCHDRRLLNSKTLDLQGSQRPKWEVLDVWEIFKEQQHLSQGKHFCLELRATLDNPERELDLQLLGLHRHGRPQQKKAILVVFTRSRKRQTLFSERRGGRALLGLERKAKERGPGGGAKASRRRRTAASKTRHGKRHGKKSKSRCSKKPLHVNFRDLGWDDWIIAPLDYEAYHCEGVCDFPLRSHLEPTNHAIIQTLMNSMNPSNMPPSCCAPSKLSPISILYIDSGNNVVYKQYEDMVVESCGCR